One region of Salinirubrum litoreum genomic DNA includes:
- a CDS encoding helix-turn-helix domain-containing protein encodes MSEVCDETEVLELLEDQYARAIILATSRSPMSASELTDAIDASPPTVYRRVDDLQRCGLLAERTEFVEGGRNYSVYAARVERVSVDFTDGELTVTLTERDDVPTDETVAERFTRLYEGLR; translated from the coding sequence GTGAGCGAGGTGTGCGACGAGACCGAGGTGCTCGAACTCCTCGAGGACCAGTACGCCCGCGCGATCATCCTCGCCACCAGCAGGTCACCGATGTCAGCCTCCGAACTCACCGACGCAATCGACGCCTCGCCCCCGACCGTCTACCGCCGGGTGGACGATCTGCAACGGTGTGGCCTGCTCGCCGAACGCACCGAGTTCGTCGAGGGCGGCCGCAACTACAGCGTCTACGCGGCCCGCGTCGAACGCGTGTCGGTCGACTTCACCGACGGCGAACTGACTGTCACGCTGACCGAACGCGACGACGTCCCGACCGACGAGACGGTCGCCGAACGCTTCACCCGACTGTACGAGGGCCTCCGATGA
- a CDS encoding DUF7521 family protein: MTHDTLPATLTLPADALVPQTLPVLQVVQSSGALRILAVLSTFLLSALLGLVIARKAYQGYATTRSKPMLYLAVGIVLLTAVPALLSTVLTNLTALPGYQVVLVTNGAEILGLLSVAYSLYGDF, from the coding sequence ATGACACACGACACGCTCCCCGCCACCCTGACGCTCCCCGCCGACGCACTCGTCCCCCAGACGCTTCCGGTCCTCCAGGTCGTGCAGTCGTCGGGCGCGCTCCGCATCCTCGCGGTGCTCTCGACGTTCCTGCTGTCGGCACTGCTGGGCCTCGTGATCGCCCGGAAGGCGTACCAGGGCTACGCGACCACGCGCTCGAAGCCGATGCTGTACCTCGCGGTCGGCATCGTCCTCCTGACCGCCGTGCCCGCGCTCCTCTCGACGGTCCTGACGAACCTCACCGCCCTGCCGGGGTACCAGGTCGTGCTGGTGACGAACGGTGCCGAGATTCTCGGCCTGCTGTCGGTCGCCTACTCGCTGTACGGCGACTTCTGA
- a CDS encoding ABC transporter permease, with the protein MSLATMLRWDVDLQIRYGFYAVYAVVTVLFSAGLLLVPPGARTDLLVLVLFGDPGFLGFYFVGALVLFEKNEGVLDALVTSPLSIRAYLAAKVVSLSAIALAGASVVTLVVHGTNFDPFWFLLGLGLTAGLFVLVGFVAVARFDSLNAYFLTAILYLLPLSLPLLDHLGIASHPLLYLFPTQASLVLLGAAFEPTPTWELAYGVAYLLAASAVAWVLARRRFVRHVVRGEGGGRREQAESAPTGGAVSGLLDRLAVGPITTLAVADLRNWLRDPLLVYIGLSPLLLAGLGRWGVPAIDAAVSFVDLAAYEPELLAAFLLTPAGTFGFVGGFFVLEDREQGVLQALRTTPITGAGYLRYRGLVILGLTAVVTALTVPVVDFGTLPPATFLAVVLVASLHAAVTALLLAGLASNTVEGVGVSKGLGFLIVAPVVAIALVSGPLELVAGVFPPYWAAKAVVLSLSGGSLVAVAGHLVVGTLYQLGVCAVLVRRFGQFAG; encoded by the coding sequence ATGTCGCTGGCGACGATGCTCCGGTGGGACGTGGACCTCCAGATCCGATACGGCTTCTACGCCGTCTACGCGGTCGTCACGGTGTTGTTCTCGGCGGGACTCCTCCTCGTGCCGCCCGGCGCGCGGACCGACCTGCTCGTGCTGGTGCTGTTCGGCGACCCCGGCTTCCTCGGCTTCTACTTCGTCGGCGCGCTGGTGCTGTTCGAGAAGAACGAGGGGGTACTGGACGCGCTCGTCACCTCGCCGCTGTCGATCCGGGCGTACCTCGCCGCGAAGGTCGTCTCGCTGTCGGCTATCGCGCTGGCTGGCGCGAGCGTCGTCACCCTCGTCGTCCACGGGACCAACTTCGACCCGTTCTGGTTCCTGCTCGGACTCGGGCTGACGGCGGGGCTGTTCGTCCTCGTCGGCTTCGTCGCCGTCGCCCGCTTCGACTCGTTGAACGCCTACTTCCTCACCGCGATCCTCTACCTGCTCCCCCTGTCGCTGCCACTCCTCGACCACCTCGGGATCGCCTCGCACCCCCTGCTGTACCTCTTTCCGACGCAGGCTTCGCTCGTTCTCCTCGGGGCCGCCTTCGAGCCGACCCCGACGTGGGAACTCGCCTACGGCGTCGCCTACCTGCTGGCCGCGAGTGCGGTCGCGTGGGTGCTCGCCCGCCGGCGGTTCGTCCGCCACGTCGTTCGGGGGGAGGGTGGCGGGCGGCGCGAACAGGCGGAGTCGGCTCCCACAGGCGGTGCTGTGTCGGGCCTGCTGGACCGACTGGCGGTCGGCCCCATCACGACGCTGGCGGTCGCAGACCTGCGGAACTGGCTCCGCGATCCACTGCTCGTCTACATCGGTCTGTCGCCCCTGCTCCTCGCCGGACTCGGGCGCTGGGGCGTCCCCGCGATAGACGCGGCGGTGTCGTTCGTGGACCTCGCGGCCTACGAACCCGAACTGCTGGCCGCGTTCCTGTTGACCCCGGCCGGCACCTTCGGCTTCGTCGGCGGCTTCTTCGTCTTGGAGGACCGCGAACAGGGCGTCCTGCAGGCGCTCCGGACGACACCGATCACCGGTGCCGGCTACCTGCGCTACCGGGGGTTGGTGATCCTCGGCCTGACTGCGGTCGTGACCGCCCTGACCGTCCCGGTCGTGGACTTCGGGACGCTCCCGCCGGCGACGTTTCTCGCGGTGGTCCTCGTCGCCTCGCTCCACGCGGCCGTCACCGCACTCCTGCTCGCGGGACTCGCGTCGAACACGGTGGAGGGCGTCGGCGTCAGCAAGGGCCTCGGCTTCCTGATCGTCGCGCCGGTCGTCGCCATCGCACTCGTCTCGGGACCGCTCGAACTGGTCGCGGGCGTCTTCCCGCCGTACTGGGCCGCGAAGGCGGTCGTCCTGTCGCTGTCGGGTGGGAGTCTCGTCGCGGTCGCGGGACACCTCGTCGTCGGGACCCTGTATCAACTGGGCGTCTGTGCGGTGCTGGTCCGGCGGTTCGGTCAGTTCGCCGGGTGA
- a CDS encoding ABC transporter ATP-binding protein, producing the protein MATNDPADATGRGRSTDRDTRSTSTDSDDHRTGSESDSDTRSATESDLADAHVIVENLRYSYPGADAPTLRGLDFRIGAGEVFGFLGPSGAGKSTTQKVVVGLLDGYDGRVEVFGREVADWGGDYYERIGISSESPNQYLKLTGRENLALFSGLYDGETRDPDALLALVGLDDAADQQVGDYSKGMRMRLNVVRALLHDPDLLFLDEPTSGLDPGNARRVKEIVRDHQSRGTSVFLTTHDMTVADDLCDRVAFVVDGEIPVLDAPSALKREYGEPTVTVEYRQDGLVETETFDLAGLGANAAFDRLLADDAVTVERLHSSEATLEDVFIAVTGRELV; encoded by the coding sequence ATGGCGACGAACGACCCCGCCGACGCAACGGGTCGCGGTCGGTCCACAGACCGCGACACTCGGTCCACCAGCACCGACAGCGACGACCACCGAACAGGATCGGAGAGCGACAGCGACACACGGTCCGCAACCGAATCGGACCTCGCAGACGCTCACGTGATCGTCGAGAACCTCCGGTACAGCTACCCCGGCGCGGACGCGCCGACGCTCCGCGGTCTCGACTTCCGGATCGGTGCCGGCGAGGTGTTCGGCTTCCTCGGGCCGAGCGGCGCGGGCAAGTCCACGACCCAGAAGGTCGTCGTCGGACTCCTCGACGGCTACGACGGTCGCGTCGAGGTGTTCGGCCGCGAGGTCGCCGACTGGGGCGGCGACTACTACGAACGCATCGGCATCTCCTCGGAGTCGCCGAACCAGTATCTGAAGCTGACCGGCAGAGAGAACCTCGCGCTGTTTTCCGGCCTGTACGACGGCGAGACGCGCGACCCCGACGCACTCCTCGCGCTCGTCGGACTGGACGACGCCGCCGACCAGCAGGTCGGCGACTACTCGAAGGGGATGCGCATGCGCCTCAACGTCGTCCGGGCACTGCTCCACGACCCCGACCTGCTGTTTCTGGACGAACCGACCAGCGGACTCGATCCCGGTAACGCCCGGCGCGTGAAGGAGATCGTCCGCGATCACCAGTCGCGGGGCACCTCGGTCTTCCTGACGACCCACGACATGACCGTCGCCGACGACCTCTGTGACCGCGTCGCGTTCGTCGTCGACGGCGAGATTCCGGTGCTGGACGCCCCGAGCGCGTTGAAACGCGAGTACGGCGAGCCGACCGTGACCGTCGAGTACCGCCAGGACGGACTCGTCGAGACCGAGACGTTCGACCTCGCCGGCCTGGGCGCGAACGCCGCGTTCGACCGTCTGCTGGCCGACGACGCGGTCACCGTCGAGCGACTCCACTCCAGCGAGGCGACTCTGGAGGACGTGTTCATCGCCGTCACCGGTCGGGAGTTGGTCTGA
- a CDS encoding TetR/AcrR family transcriptional regulator, whose protein sequence is MRGFTPEQESRIRTQLLETGHELFSTYGLRKTTIEDLTSEVDIGTSTFYRFFDSKEELFLAVLEREGERVLAEFHDRDFDEADDPAAATAAFLRFIMDEIETNPLVETMLVDVTRQQVAAHLSEAEREADRESDIALIRSFVADWVDDDAVHGEDPDVVAGAIRAITFLTLHREDIGEESYPEVRDFVIETFARGLVADA, encoded by the coding sequence ATGCGCGGGTTCACACCGGAGCAGGAGTCACGGATCAGAACGCAGTTGCTCGAGACCGGACACGAGTTGTTCAGCACCTACGGGCTCCGGAAGACGACGATCGAGGATCTCACGAGCGAGGTCGACATCGGGACGAGCACGTTCTACCGCTTCTTCGACTCGAAAGAGGAGCTGTTTCTGGCCGTCCTGGAACGAGAGGGCGAGCGCGTCCTCGCGGAGTTCCACGACCGGGACTTCGACGAGGCCGATGATCCAGCGGCCGCGACCGCCGCCTTCCTCCGCTTCATCATGGACGAGATCGAGACGAACCCGCTGGTGGAGACGATGCTGGTGGACGTGACCCGCCAGCAGGTCGCGGCCCACCTGAGCGAGGCCGAACGCGAGGCAGATCGGGAGAGCGACATCGCGTTGATCCGGTCGTTCGTCGCCGACTGGGTCGACGACGACGCGGTCCACGGCGAGGACCCCGACGTGGTCGCGGGCGCGATCCGGGCGATCACGTTCCTCACGCTCCACCGCGAGGACATCGGCGAGGAGAGCTACCCCGAGGTCCGCGACTTCGTGATCGAGACGTTCGCGCGCGGACTGGTCGCCGACGCCTGA
- a CDS encoding iron-containing alcohol dehydrogenase family protein, with translation MTDDAADAPDGTLDARAAASDFRFDYRPPTIRFGRGSAAALADELADLGASRALVVTGQTVGTSPAVMDPIRAGLGDRLAGVFAETTPEKRLSTALAARDRMRESDADALVAVGGGSSLDVATVAALLAGDDRDPDAVGREFAETGTLTVPDAALPPVVAVPTTLAGAELSQVAGITADPAGGIVDSATAGGVSDPRLMPATTVYDPDLVATTPTGVLSASAMNGFDKGLETIYARNRTPITDATASHGLGVLAPALRAMGATAESAGTVDPETLIPVLEGIVLVQYGVSRPEGVTLSVIHAFGHALTKTYPVQQGAAHGIIAPHALRYLFAECDGRRDLLAEAFGVADAADPAEAVVREVGAVRDALGLPTRLRDVDGPDPDDFPEVAQAVLDDSFMANAPSELEATREEIEGVLRDAY, from the coding sequence ATGACCGACGACGCGGCCGACGCGCCGGACGGCACGCTTGACGCGCGTGCCGCCGCCAGCGACTTCCGGTTCGACTACCGGCCGCCGACGATCCGGTTCGGTCGCGGGAGCGCCGCCGCCCTCGCGGACGAACTCGCGGACCTCGGCGCGAGTCGTGCGCTGGTCGTCACCGGCCAGACCGTCGGGACCAGCCCCGCCGTGATGGACCCGATCCGGGCGGGACTCGGCGACCGACTCGCGGGCGTCTTCGCCGAGACGACACCCGAGAAGCGACTCTCGACCGCGCTGGCCGCCCGCGATCGGATGCGCGAGTCGGACGCCGACGCCCTCGTCGCGGTCGGCGGCGGGAGCAGTCTGGACGTGGCGACCGTCGCGGCTCTGCTGGCCGGTGACGACCGCGATCCGGACGCCGTGGGTCGGGAGTTCGCGGAGACGGGGACGCTCACGGTACCCGACGCCGCCCTGCCGCCGGTGGTCGCGGTGCCGACGACGCTGGCCGGCGCGGAACTGTCGCAGGTCGCCGGCATCACCGCCGATCCGGCGGGGGGTATCGTCGACTCGGCGACCGCCGGCGGAGTCTCGGACCCGCGACTGATGCCGGCGACGACGGTGTACGACCCCGACCTGGTGGCGACGACGCCGACCGGCGTGCTGTCGGCCTCGGCGATGAACGGCTTCGACAAAGGACTGGAGACGATCTACGCCCGGAACCGGACGCCGATCACCGACGCGACCGCGAGTCACGGGCTGGGTGTGCTCGCGCCCGCGCTCCGGGCGATGGGTGCGACAGCGGAGAGCGCCGGCACGGTCGATCCCGAGACGCTGATCCCGGTGCTGGAGGGGATCGTACTGGTGCAGTACGGCGTCTCTCGCCCCGAGGGCGTCACACTCTCCGTGATCCACGCCTTCGGGCACGCGCTGACCAAGACCTACCCGGTCCAGCAGGGGGCGGCCCACGGCATCATCGCGCCGCACGCGCTCCGGTACCTGTTCGCCGAGTGTGACGGTCGGCGGGACCTGCTGGCCGAGGCATTCGGCGTCGCGGACGCCGCCGACCCGGCGGAAGCGGTCGTCCGCGAGGTCGGAGCGGTCCGGGACGCGCTCGGCCTCCCGACGCGACTCCGGGACGTCGACGGTCCCGACCCCGACGACTTCCCCGAGGTCGCACAGGCGGTGCTGGACGACTCCTTCATGGCGAACGCGCCGAGCGAGTTAGAAGCGACCCGCGAGGAAATCGAGGGTGTCCTGCGGGACGCCTACTGA
- a CDS encoding ring-cleaving dioxygenase, with protein MAPPTAGLHHVTAIAGDPQRNADFYVGTLGLRFVKRTVNHDDTGTYHFYFGDNRGTPGTNITFFPWTDDGRQGQFGAGQTRDTAYLISPDSVDYWLDRLADHCVDVEEDDRFGETVLRFADPDGIGLELVASADAADSPADPWPDSDVPAEHQLRGFHSATLAVAEVDPTAEILTGVLGYEREAEIEEDGKRRVRFRTQDGGPGSVVDLVETDAGRGQMGVGTVHHVAFTAESVADQEQYIEAYAEHGLEATDPIDRKYFTAIYCREPGGVLFEIATTGPGFAADESVDDLGSRLTLPEWLEDERAEIEASLAEFDPDAVPGADR; from the coding sequence ATGGCACCACCGACCGCCGGACTCCACCACGTCACCGCCATCGCGGGCGACCCACAGCGCAACGCCGACTTCTACGTCGGCACGCTCGGTCTCCGATTCGTCAAGCGCACCGTCAACCACGACGACACCGGCACCTACCACTTCTACTTCGGCGACAACCGCGGGACGCCGGGGACCAACATCACCTTCTTCCCGTGGACCGACGACGGCCGACAGGGACAGTTCGGCGCGGGCCAGACCCGCGACACGGCGTACCTGATCAGCCCCGACTCGGTGGACTACTGGCTCGACCGCCTCGCCGACCACTGCGTCGATGTCGAGGAGGACGACCGCTTCGGCGAGACCGTCCTGCGCTTCGCCGATCCGGACGGGATCGGTCTCGAACTCGTCGCCAGCGCGGACGCCGCGGACAGCCCCGCCGACCCGTGGCCGGACAGCGACGTACCGGCCGAACACCAACTGCGCGGCTTCCACAGCGCGACGCTCGCCGTCGCCGAGGTCGACCCGACGGCCGAGATCCTGACCGGCGTGTTGGGTTACGAGCGGGAGGCCGAAATCGAAGAGGACGGCAAGCGCCGGGTCCGGTTCCGCACGCAGGACGGCGGTCCCGGCTCCGTCGTGGATCTCGTGGAGACCGACGCCGGCAGAGGACAGATGGGCGTCGGCACGGTCCACCACGTCGCGTTCACAGCCGAGTCGGTCGCCGACCAGGAACAGTACATCGAGGCCTACGCCGAGCACGGACTGGAGGCCACCGATCCCATCGACCGGAAGTACTTCACGGCGATCTACTGCCGGGAACCGGGCGGCGTACTGTTCGAGATCGCGACCACCGGACCGGGCTTCGCCGCCGACGAGTCGGTCGACGACCTCGGCTCGCGGCTCACCCTCCCGGAGTGGCTGGAGGACGAACGCGCGGAGATCGAAGCGAGTCTCGCGGAGTTCGATCCCGACGCGGTCCCGGGTGCCGACCGATGA
- a CDS encoding PQQ-binding-like beta-propeller repeat protein yields the protein MPTTERMPPTRRSLLRASAVAGTASLAGCVGDSPLADSPLADPIPPDPDTWPLANYDPQQTAANRGASPPTDPTVETFDSTEDASTVVVGGEGDERRVVVGGYDRLTAHRPDGSVAWRAGDADEVAIRPGSDICYATGGNAPFRALSLADGSRQWTTEAPNGFAVVPSTRGPFLPFNGGVDAYDREGTRRYRVARGDGLGYAGVALADTVYVTDVGMAERLRPRGAIRAFRERPPAAEWRVEQSLGYSHTVAVADGTVFVTDERTDGTGGVLALDAATGGVEWRRDLGQRPDGLAVGPDRLYLAVSIDRETEANLLFALRRDDGATDWTAAEYGPESGYYADPVVAGDSVLVGGKQVDRRAGFLQSFTLAGDEQWTVEFETAVRAVAPVADRLYVATDDGQLAILS from the coding sequence ATGCCAACGACCGAGCGAATGCCGCCCACTCGTCGGTCCCTCCTCCGAGCGTCGGCAGTCGCGGGCACCGCCAGCCTCGCCGGCTGTGTCGGCGATTCGCCGCTCGCCGACTCGCCGCTCGCAGACCCGATTCCACCCGACCCCGACACGTGGCCGCTGGCGAACTACGACCCCCAGCAGACCGCCGCGAACCGCGGTGCCAGTCCGCCGACCGACCCCACGGTCGAGACGTTCGACAGCACCGAGGACGCCTCGACCGTCGTCGTCGGCGGGGAGGGCGACGAGCGTCGCGTCGTTGTCGGCGGCTACGACCGCCTGACCGCCCACCGCCCCGACGGCTCGGTCGCGTGGCGTGCCGGCGACGCCGACGAGGTGGCGATCCGACCGGGGTCCGACATCTGCTACGCCACCGGCGGGAACGCCCCGTTCCGGGCACTCTCGCTCGCAGACGGCAGTCGGCAGTGGACGACCGAGGCACCGAACGGCTTCGCGGTCGTCCCCTCGACACGCGGGCCGTTTCTGCCGTTCAACGGCGGCGTCGACGCCTACGACCGCGAGGGCACGCGCCGGTATCGCGTCGCTCGCGGCGACGGACTCGGCTACGCCGGGGTCGCACTCGCCGACACAGTCTACGTGACCGACGTGGGGATGGCCGAGCGCCTCCGGCCGCGCGGGGCGATCCGGGCGTTCCGCGAGCGCCCCCCGGCCGCCGAGTGGCGCGTCGAACAGTCGCTGGGCTACAGCCACACGGTCGCCGTCGCCGACGGGACCGTCTTCGTCACCGACGAGCGCACGGACGGCACCGGCGGGGTGCTGGCGCTCGACGCGGCGACAGGTGGGGTCGAGTGGCGGCGGGACCTCGGCCAGCGACCGGACGGGCTCGCGGTCGGTCCCGACCGACTCTACCTCGCTGTGTCGATAGACCGCGAGACCGAGGCGAATCTGTTGTTCGCACTCCGACGAGACGACGGGGCGACCGACTGGACCGCAGCCGAGTACGGTCCCGAGTCGGGCTACTACGCCGATCCGGTCGTCGCCGGCGACAGCGTGCTCGTCGGCGGGAAGCAGGTGGATCGCCGGGCTGGCTTCCTCCAGTCGTTCACGCTCGCGGGCGACGAGCAGTGGACCGTCGAGTTCGAGACGGCGGTGCGTGCGGTCGCGCCGGTCGCGGATCGACTGTACGTCGCCACCGACGACGGGCAGTTGGCCATCCTGTCGTGA
- a CDS encoding MBL fold metallo-hydrolase RNA specificity domain-containing protein, translating into MTVQYRDGIEIHLSDGTRVVCDADDPSDAGDADDSADDVAVVSHAHGDHWPEPEVTAVCSDLTADLATARKETPLHATADDRIALLPAGHVAGSRATLVTDPDGTRYLYTGDVSTRSRFYLDGFDPPEAEVLIVETTYGEPEYVFPDHATLAGEIRDWLTDTDDPVLLFGYALGRAQKLQLLASEADRTVYTTDAVRRVNEQIEAHRDVRFDVSAYTEETDLGAGDALVLPMTTARIDWIDRLVESTGAVTAGFSGWAVDDSFKFRGDYDVTFPLSDHCDFRELCDLVDAVDPEQVYTQHGSADAFADHLVTEGYDATALRANQTALGDF; encoded by the coding sequence GTGACGGTTCAGTACCGCGACGGGATCGAGATTCACCTCTCGGACGGGACCCGGGTCGTCTGTGACGCCGACGATCCCAGCGACGCGGGCGACGCCGACGACTCGGCCGACGACGTGGCGGTCGTCTCCCACGCGCACGGCGACCACTGGCCGGAACCCGAGGTCACGGCCGTCTGCTCCGACCTCACCGCCGACCTCGCCACCGCCCGGAAGGAGACGCCACTCCACGCGACCGCCGACGACCGGATCGCCCTCCTGCCGGCTGGCCACGTCGCCGGCTCTCGGGCCACGCTCGTCACCGACCCCGACGGCACGCGTTACCTCTACACCGGCGACGTCTCCACGCGCTCGCGGTTCTACCTCGACGGCTTCGACCCGCCCGAGGCCGAGGTACTGATCGTCGAGACGACCTACGGCGAACCGGAGTACGTCTTCCCCGACCACGCGACGCTCGCCGGCGAGATCCGGGACTGGCTGACCGACACCGACGACCCCGTCCTCCTCTTCGGCTACGCCCTCGGCCGCGCACAGAAACTCCAGTTGCTCGCGAGCGAGGCCGACAGAACCGTCTACACGACCGACGCGGTCCGCCGGGTGAACGAGCAGATCGAAGCCCACCGCGACGTGAGGTTCGACGTCTCGGCGTACACCGAGGAGACGGATCTCGGCGCGGGTGACGCGCTCGTCCTGCCGATGACGACAGCCCGCATCGACTGGATCGACCGCCTCGTCGAGTCGACCGGCGCGGTGACGGCCGGCTTCTCCGGGTGGGCCGTCGACGACTCCTTCAAGTTCCGCGGCGACTACGACGTGACGTTCCCCCTCTCCGACCACTGCGACTTCCGGGAGCTGTGCGACCTCGTAGACGCGGTCGATCCCGAACAGGTCTACACGCAACACGGGTCGGCGGACGCCTTCGCCGACCACCTCGTGACCGAGGGGTACGACGCGACGGCGCTCAGGGCGAACCAGACCGCGCTCGGCGACTTCTGA
- a CDS encoding ATP-dependent DNA ligase encodes MQYAGLVAVYDDLAGTDSTNAKRDILAETFADADPDLLDRLVTLVRGRLGPAYDRPDLGVSSSLTLDAILTATGAPESEVREQWRATGDLGDAAAWAVDHGGQQTLFSEPLTVARVHDTLREVATYAGDGSQGRSVDAIAGLLADADTSEARYVVRTALGHLRVGVGEGTIRDAVAHAFLDGSEESIRAVERAYQVTTDFRVVARTAREAGREGLADLDVEIGRPVQSMLAEKAERLDAGLADAAGESGESRCEYKYDGIRVQVHVAGDDVWLFTRRLADVTAQFPDVVRAVREGVTADSVLLDGELVGYTPESIHADPSDRVPVAFQRLSQRVKRESRVAEMAREVPVVAHLFDCLAAGETLLDRPLRDRLTHLAESYESVAPDLDAGRAGLEPVRSEWVPADTGDGDPAAHDGDGEHGDDPAESLYREALDAGHEGLMLKNPDATYEPGRRVGRLLKLKPTMEPLDLVVSRATYSEGRRSELLGRLYLACYDPETDALREVGRVSTGYTDAELQELTDRLEESVVARDGRDVTLDPDLVLEVEYEEIQSSTTYDSGFALRFPRFLGIREDLAPTDADSLDRVQSLYDSQ; translated from the coding sequence ATGCAGTACGCAGGCCTCGTCGCGGTCTACGACGACCTCGCCGGGACCGACTCGACCAACGCCAAGCGCGACATCCTCGCCGAGACCTTCGCCGACGCCGACCCCGACCTGCTGGACCGCCTCGTCACCCTGGTCCGGGGGCGTCTCGGCCCGGCCTACGACCGCCCGGACCTCGGCGTCTCCTCCAGCCTGACCCTCGACGCGATTCTCACCGCGACCGGCGCACCCGAAAGCGAGGTCCGCGAGCAGTGGCGCGCCACCGGCGACCTCGGCGACGCGGCGGCCTGGGCGGTCGACCACGGGGGCCAGCAGACCCTCTTCTCCGAACCCCTCACGGTCGCCCGCGTTCACGACACGCTCCGGGAGGTCGCCACCTACGCGGGCGACGGGAGCCAGGGGCGCAGCGTCGACGCCATCGCGGGCTTGCTGGCCGACGCCGACACGAGCGAGGCCCGGTACGTCGTCCGGACCGCACTCGGCCACCTCCGCGTCGGGGTCGGCGAGGGGACCATCCGGGACGCCGTCGCCCACGCCTTCCTCGACGGGAGCGAGGAGTCGATCCGGGCGGTCGAGCGCGCCTATCAGGTGACGACCGACTTCCGCGTGGTGGCCCGGACCGCCCGCGAGGCGGGACGCGAGGGACTCGCCGACCTCGACGTCGAGATCGGTCGGCCGGTGCAGTCGATGCTCGCCGAGAAGGCCGAGCGCCTCGACGCGGGGCTGGCCGACGCGGCCGGAGAGAGCGGGGAGAGTCGGTGTGAGTACAAGTACGACGGCATCCGGGTCCAGGTCCACGTCGCCGGCGACGACGTGTGGCTGTTCACCCGGCGACTGGCGGACGTGACCGCCCAGTTCCCCGACGTGGTCCGGGCGGTCCGCGAGGGGGTCACCGCCGACAGCGTGCTCCTCGACGGGGAACTCGTCGGCTACACCCCCGAGTCGATCCACGCCGACCCCAGTGACCGTGTCCCGGTCGCCTTCCAGCGACTCTCCCAGCGAGTCAAACGCGAGTCCCGCGTCGCCGAGATGGCCCGCGAGGTGCCGGTCGTCGCCCACCTGTTCGACTGCCTCGCGGCCGGCGAGACACTGCTGGACCGCCCGCTCCGGGACCGACTGACCCACCTCGCCGAGAGCTACGAGTCGGTCGCGCCCGACCTCGACGCCGGCCGCGCCGGTCTCGAACCGGTTCGGAGCGAGTGGGTCCCGGCCGACACCGGCGATGGTGACCCCGCCGCGCACGACGGGGACGGCGAACACGGCGACGACCCCGCCGAGTCGCTCTACCGCGAGGCGCTCGACGCGGGTCACGAGGGCCTGATGCTGAAGAACCCCGACGCCACCTACGAACCGGGCCGTCGGGTCGGCCGGCTGCTGAAACTGAAGCCGACGATGGAGCCACTCGACTTGGTCGTCTCGCGGGCGACCTACAGCGAGGGCCGGCGCTCGGAACTGCTCGGCCGACTCTACCTCGCCTGCTACGACCCCGAGACCGACGCCCTCAGAGAGGTCGGCCGCGTCTCCACCGGCTACACCGACGCGGAACTCCAGGAACTGACCGACAGACTGGAGGAGTCGGTCGTCGCCCGCGACGGCCGGGACGTGACCCTCGACCCCGACCTCGTGCTCGAAGTCGAGTACGAGGAGATCCAGTCGTCGACGACCTACGACTCCGGGTTCGCCCTGCGGTTCCCGCGGTTCCTCGGGATTCGTGAGGACCTCGCCCCGACCGACGCCGACAGTCTCGACCGGGTCCAGTCGCTGTACGACTCGCAGTGA